The Burkholderia ambifaria AMMD genome contains the following window.
CGCGTGACCGACGTGTTCAAGCTGTCCGACGACGAGAAGGCGAAGGGGCGGCCGATGAAGCCGGAAGTCGAGCGCTCGCGTTCGGGCCGCGTGTTCCAGACCGCGTATCGCGCGGACATCGTCGAGCGCGAGTTCCGCACGCGCGACGGCGGCACGGTGAAGCGCAACGTGCCGGGCTCGTTCTATGAATTCATCACGCGTCGTCGCACGTTCGACCAGGCGGCGCGGTGCTGGGTGACGGACCTGCGTTTCGATGCGGGCAACGCGCAGGGCATCTTCAAGATGACGGCGAACGCGGCGAACTAAGCGCGACGCACGCAAGACAAAAGGGCCGGCGGCTGATGACAGCCGCCGGCCCTTTCGCGTTGCATGAGCGCGTCGAGCGTCAGAACAGATGCGTGATCAGGTAGAACAGCACCAGCACGCCGAGCGGTACGCCCAACAGCCATGCGATCAGATACTTGCCCATGTCGTTGTCCTCCGCGTGGCCGCGACGCGGGACGCGGCGCGGCGTGTGAGGAGACTGACGCGTTACAGCTCGCGATCGAACTCCTTCATTTGTTTCTCGGCTTCGTCGCGCGCGATCCCGTAACGCTCCTGAATCTTGCCGACCACATAGTCGCGATTACCTTCGGCGACGGCCAGGTCGTCGTCGGTCAGCTTGCCCCACTTGGCCTTCAGCTTGCCCGACAACTGCTTCCACTGACCCTTGATCTTGTCTTCGTTCATGGTGTGCTCCTGTCGTAAAGGGAGAAAAGTGCGGCGCCAGGCCGCGTGACACCTCAGGCCTTCGCCTTCAGGCCGGATGCGTCGACGTGCTTCACGCCCTTCACCGAGCGTGTCACGGCGATCGCTTTCTTGACCGCGAGCTTCGAATGCAGCACGCCCGTCAGCGTGACGACGCCGTCCACCGTCTTCACGTCGATGTCCGTGCTCTTCACGCCTTTGGTGGTCGCGAGTTCGCTCTTCACCTTGGTCGTGATCCATGTATCGGTCACCGGCTGATCCGATTCGGCCTTCATGGATTTCTCGGTCGACGACGCCTGTGCGTACGCGGTCGTGAGCGGTGCGCCAGCGAGCAGGAAAGCCGCGCTGACGGCGAGCAGCGTCGAAAGGTGCGAGGTCTTGTTCATTGATGTTCTCCTTCGAGTGGCGTGAGTGAATGAATGCGGATGCAATGCGGATGGCGTCGCGCGTTATTGCGTCATCGCGCGATCGGCGTGTCGTAGCCCGGCTCGCGCGGCGGCATGTCCGGGCGCGGTACGTCGGGTGGTTGAGGCACGGGTGGGTCGGTGCCGGGCGACGGTTCGGGCGGATGGTCCGGAGCCGGTTCGGGCCGCGTCGGATCAGGTGTCTGATGCAGCTTCATCGGGTCGTCCTCCTCTGCGGTAGTTCAGCGCGTGAGCGCCGATGCAGTACCAGCGTACCGGCGCGAACGCACGCATGCATCGCGCAAATTCACCGGGTTGCCTAGTGCGTTTGCACGGGGACGGAACGGCTGAGCGGGAACGGGAAATGCGCCGATAGATGTGCGAGGCGCGACGGCATGCGCGGGTGCCGCCATGCGCGCCGCTTGGCGGGATAGCGCACGCTGAGGGCGCGGCACGCGAATGTACTATTGCGCATGGTGCATCCAGGCGTGCCGAGCGCAGCGACGGCACGCGACCATCGCGACACGCGCCGGGCCGGCGCACGTCGGCGCCTGATGGCGCGGATGCGGCCGAACCGGCAACCATGCACACGACGTGGACGACCCTTCAATGGACGATCGAGTAAACGAACAGACGCTCAAGTCGCATACCGACCGGCGTCAGCTGTACCAGATCATCGCGGGGCTCACCGAAGGCGTGATCCTCATCGAACCCGACCAGCGCATCGTGTGGGCAAACGAGGCCGCGCTCGCGATGCACGGCGTCACCGAGCTCGACGCGCTCGGCGCGGACGTGACCGAGTATCGCGAGCGCTTCCGGCTGCGCTACCGCAACAACAATCCGGTGGGCGACGGCCACTATCCGATGGATCGCGTGATCGCGGGCGAGGAGTTCAGCGACGTGACGGTCGAAGTCGAATCGGCCGCCGACGAGAACGTGAGCTGGGTCCACCGGATCCGCAGCCTCGTGCTGACGAACGCCGCCGGCGAGCCCGACTGTCTCGCGCTCGTGCTGCACGACGCGACCGAATGGGCGAGCGCCGAGGAGCGCTTCGAGCTCACGTTCAACGCGAACCCGGCGCCGGCCGTGATCTGCCGGCTCGACGACCTGCGCTACGTGAAGGTCAATCAAGGTTTCCTCGACATGACGGGCCACGCACGCGACGACGTGCTCGGCCGCTCCGTCTACGAAGTCGATGTGCTCGATCAGGCCGAACATCGCGAACTCGCGATCGAGCGGCTCGGCGAGGGCGCGACGATCCCGCAGATGGAGGCCATGCTCAAGCGCGCGGACGGCGGCACGAAGGCGGTCGTCGTCGCCGGGCAACCGATCGACATGAACGGCGAGGCGTGCATGCTGTTCACGTTCATGGATCTCGAGCCGCGCAAGCAGGCCGAGCTCGCGCTGCGGCAGAGCGAGGAGTGCTTCGCGAAGGCGTTCCGGATGGCGCCGGTCGCGACCGCGATCGTCACCGCCGACCGCTTCGAGCTGCTCGACGTGAACGACGCATTCGTCGCGATGGCCGGCCACGCGCGCGACGATCTGCTCGGCAAGTCCGCCGACGAGATCGGGCTGTGGGCCGAGCGCGGTGCGCGCCAGCAGATCGACAGCGCACTTGCGCGCGACGGCAACGTGCGCAACGCGGACGTGCAGATCCGCACGGGCGACGGCGACGTGCGCGATTGCGTGGTGTCGGCCGAACCGGTCGCGATTCACGGGCAGGATTGCCTGCTGATCGCGTTGCTCGACATCAGCGATCGCAAGCGTACCGAGATGGAGCTCGTCTACGCGATCGAGACCGCGATGCAGGATGCATCGTGGTTCAGCCGCACGCTGATCGAGAAACTGGCGAACGTGCGGCGCGAGAATGCGCCGGACGCAGGCGCGCAGCTGTCGGATCTCACCGCGCGCGAGCGCGACGTGTTCGACCTGCTGTGTCACGGCCTCGCCGACAAGGAGATCGCCGGCCGCCTCGGGCTCGCGCCGAACACGGTCCGCAATCATGTCGCGACGATCTACGCGAAGCTCGACGTGCATAGCCGCGGCGAGGCGATCGTGTGGGCGCGCGAGCGCGGGATCGTCGGCGCGGCCGATGCGAACGGCGCGCGCGGCGACAAGGGCGCCGAGAAGGGCGGTGCGAACGTCAAGGGCTGACGACGCCGAGCGCCCG
Protein-coding sequences here:
- a CDS encoding CsbD family protein, with the translated sequence MNEDKIKGQWKQLSGKLKAKWGKLTDDDLAVAEGNRDYVVGKIQERYGIARDEAEKQMKEFDREL
- a CDS encoding BON domain-containing protein — its product is MNKTSHLSTLLAVSAAFLLAGAPLTTAYAQASSTEKSMKAESDQPVTDTWITTKVKSELATTKGVKSTDIDVKTVDGVVTLTGVLHSKLAVKKAIAVTRSVKGVKHVDASGLKAKA
- a CDS encoding helix-turn-helix transcriptional regulator — encoded protein: MDDRVNEQTLKSHTDRRQLYQIIAGLTEGVILIEPDQRIVWANEAALAMHGVTELDALGADVTEYRERFRLRYRNNNPVGDGHYPMDRVIAGEEFSDVTVEVESAADENVSWVHRIRSLVLTNAAGEPDCLALVLHDATEWASAEERFELTFNANPAPAVICRLDDLRYVKVNQGFLDMTGHARDDVLGRSVYEVDVLDQAEHRELAIERLGEGATIPQMEAMLKRADGGTKAVVVAGQPIDMNGEACMLFTFMDLEPRKQAELALRQSEECFAKAFRMAPVATAIVTADRFELLDVNDAFVAMAGHARDDLLGKSADEIGLWAERGARQQIDSALARDGNVRNADVQIRTGDGDVRDCVVSAEPVAIHGQDCLLIALLDISDRKRTEMELVYAIETAMQDASWFSRTLIEKLANVRRENAPDAGAQLSDLTARERDVFDLLCHGLADKEIAGRLGLAPNTVRNHVATIYAKLDVHSRGEAIVWARERGIVGAADANGARGDKGAEKGGANVKG